One stretch of Segatella copri DNA includes these proteins:
- a CDS encoding LuxR C-terminal-related transcriptional regulator codes for MKNQKMYEADDKMISIIRDNYNILQSLGSFGINLGFGDKTVREVCDEQKVDTYTFLSVVNLTINGYKEYDNADRLSLPTLLHYLKASHAYYIDFQLPFIRKELVEALDEKDNLARLILKLYDDYAHSITNHMRYEEKMVFPYVQALIDGNANANFDIETFSKHHAQVDLKLKELKSIIIKYLPSDGLHNNQLSATLYDIYNNEEWLTHHSEVEEEIFIPAVRNAERKLKQNDVSAKISSMINQTPMSDEQLSDREKDVIVALVQGMTNKEIADHLFISINTVITHRRNIARKLQIHSPAGLTIYAIVNNLVDISSVKL; via the coding sequence ATGAAAAATCAGAAGATGTATGAAGCTGATGACAAGATGATCAGCATCATTAGAGACAATTATAACATTTTACAGAGCCTCGGTAGCTTCGGCATCAACCTGGGCTTTGGCGACAAGACTGTGCGTGAAGTTTGCGACGAGCAGAAGGTGGATACCTATACTTTCCTGTCCGTGGTAAACTTGACGATTAATGGTTACAAGGAGTATGACAATGCCGACCGCCTGTCGCTGCCGACCCTATTGCATTATCTCAAGGCATCGCATGCCTATTACATAGATTTCCAGTTGCCGTTTATCCGTAAAGAACTGGTTGAAGCGCTGGATGAAAAGGATAATCTGGCACGCCTTATCCTCAAGCTTTATGATGATTATGCCCATAGTATAACCAATCATATGCGGTATGAAGAAAAGATGGTATTCCCTTATGTTCAGGCACTTATAGATGGTAATGCCAATGCAAACTTTGATATAGAAACCTTCTCGAAACACCATGCTCAGGTAGATCTGAAGTTAAAGGAACTCAAGAGTATCATTATCAAGTATTTGCCTTCTGATGGCTTGCATAATAATCAGCTCAGCGCCACTCTTTATGATATATATAATAATGAGGAATGGCTCACCCATCACTCTGAGGTAGAGGAAGAAATCTTTATTCCTGCAGTAAGAAATGCAGAGCGTAAACTGAAGCAGAACGATGTGAGTGCCAAGATTTCGAGCATGATTAATCAGACTCCGATGAGTGACGAACAGTTGAGCGACCGTGAGAAAGATGTGATTGTTGCTTTGGTTCAGGGAATGACCAACAAGGAGATTGCTGACCACCTGTTTATCTCTATCAATACGGTCATTACGCATCGCAGAAACATCGCCCGAAAGCTTCAGATTCACTCTCCTGCAGGTCTTACAATTTATGCCATCGTGAACAATTTGGTTGATATTTCTTCTGTAAAGCTGTAG
- a CDS encoding response regulator transcription factor, with translation MNEEMMKAMAGKQMPEMAIVESNTLAAMGLRQLLESVMPMMKISTFGSFRQYEANNPDHFVHSFVSMHIVLEHRYFFTQGNRNRHVIVLTPSNDPNSQLAEFHCLCVNVPEGYLIKELLNLQHSGHPHGEHIPAMPPVTQEKVLSDREIEVLSLVAQGKINKEIADQLCIGLTTVITHRKKIQEKLGLKSVSSLTIYAVMHGFVDINMI, from the coding sequence ATGAATGAAGAAATGATGAAAGCCATGGCTGGCAAACAGATGCCAGAAATGGCAATAGTAGAGAGCAATACACTCGCCGCAATGGGACTCAGACAACTGCTTGAGTCGGTGATGCCCATGATGAAAATCTCGACCTTCGGTTCGTTCCGTCAGTACGAGGCAAACAATCCAGACCACTTTGTTCATAGCTTTGTATCTATGCACATTGTATTGGAACACCGTTACTTCTTCACACAGGGCAACAGGAACCGCCACGTAATCGTTCTAACACCCAGCAACGATCCCAATTCGCAACTTGCAGAATTTCATTGTCTCTGCGTCAATGTACCAGAAGGATACCTGATAAAAGAGCTTCTCAACCTGCAGCATTCCGGTCATCCTCATGGCGAACATATCCCTGCCATGCCCCCTGTCACTCAGGAAAAAGTTCTGTCGGATAGAGAAATAGAGGTATTATCTCTGGTAGCACAAGGGAAAATCAACAAAGAGATAGCCGACCAACTCTGTATCGGACTGACTACTGTGATTACCCATCGCAAGAAAATACAGGAAAAACTGGGATTAAAAAGTGTGTCTTCACTCACCATTTATGCTGTGATGCATGGTTTTGTTGACATCAATATGATCTAG
- a CDS encoding phospholipase D-like domain-containing protein has protein sequence MRLREIITTITLMLASSLCSAQTSDSLIVNQLRGKGVSFSHDNSVTLLMNGQEKFDDMFQAIRQAKHSVHLEYFNFRNDSIASLLFDLLAQKVKEGVKVRALYDGFGNSSNNKPLRKRHLKKIRANGIEIYEYKPLKFPWVHAIFNRDHRKIVVIDGQIAYTGGMNVADYYIKGTKVVGEWHDMHCRIDGSEVNTLQKIFLKMWNKVSGQNVHSTEFWRYKKKDYLVENLKPDTTATAYRKMVGIINREPHITKDIIRYFYVNAINDAQDSIKIISPYFTLSHKLKKALKNAVKRGVKVEIMLSTKSDIPLTPDCGFYNAHKLMKAGCNVWMYTPGFHHTKIIMVDGKFCTVGSANLNARSLRWDYEENAVIVDSCTTQQLVQLFDGEKKDSFLLNEKNWREWRTGWQRFKGWFAAKVLTPFL, from the coding sequence ATGAGACTCAGAGAGATAATAACAACGATAACACTGATGCTTGCCAGTTCGCTGTGCAGCGCACAGACCAGCGATTCATTGATCGTTAATCAGCTTCGTGGGAAAGGAGTCAGCTTTTCTCACGATAATTCAGTAACCCTACTGATGAATGGTCAGGAAAAGTTTGATGATATGTTCCAGGCAATCCGACAGGCTAAACATAGTGTACACCTGGAATACTTTAACTTTCGCAACGACAGCATCGCCTCCCTCCTCTTCGACCTGCTAGCTCAGAAAGTCAAGGAGGGTGTGAAGGTGAGAGCCTTATATGATGGTTTCGGAAACTCTTCCAACAATAAGCCTCTGCGAAAGAGACATCTCAAGAAAATCCGTGCCAACGGTATAGAGATTTATGAATACAAGCCCCTGAAGTTTCCATGGGTACATGCAATTTTCAACCGTGATCACCGTAAAATCGTTGTCATCGACGGGCAGATTGCCTACACAGGCGGTATGAACGTTGCCGACTATTATATAAAAGGTACGAAGGTTGTAGGAGAATGGCACGATATGCACTGTCGCATCGACGGAAGCGAGGTGAATACCCTACAGAAGATATTCCTCAAGATGTGGAACAAGGTGAGCGGACAGAATGTGCACAGCACTGAGTTCTGGAGATATAAGAAGAAGGATTATCTGGTAGAGAATCTCAAGCCAGATACGACAGCAACAGCCTACAGAAAGATGGTCGGCATCATCAACCGCGAACCGCATATTACAAAGGATATCATCCGATATTTCTATGTGAATGCCATCAATGATGCACAGGACAGCATCAAGATCATCAGCCCCTACTTTACCTTGAGTCATAAACTCAAAAAGGCATTGAAGAATGCTGTGAAAAGAGGAGTAAAGGTAGAAATCATGCTCTCTACCAAGAGCGACATTCCGCTGACTCCTGACTGTGGTTTCTATAATGCGCACAAGCTGATGAAGGCAGGATGCAATGTTTGGATGTATACGCCGGGCTTCCACCATACCAAGATTATCATGGTAGACGGCAAGTTCTGTACCGTGGGCAGTGCCAATCTCAATGCCCGAAGCCTGCGCTGGGACTATGAAGAGAATGCAGTGATTGTGGATTCTTGTACTACACAACAACTGGTACAGCTCTTTGATGGGGAAAAGAAAGACAGTTTCTTACTCAATGAGAAGAACTGGAGAGAATGGCGTACGGGCTGGCAAAGATTCAAAGGATGGTTTGCCGCAAAGGTACTCACTCCATTCTTGTAA
- a CDS encoding KpsF/GutQ family sugar-phosphate isomerase: protein MTDKNNNIDDKIVRGYGEQALRDEAQAILDQIPYLDDNFEKAVDMMYHCQGKIIVTGVGKSGHVGAKIAATLASTGTPAFYINPLDVYHGDLGVMTDKDVVLALSNSGQTDELLRFIPMVLHMNVPIISITGNPDSLLAKYSNHHITVKVKKEACPLNLAPTSSTTAALAMGDALAIALMQVRHFKPRDFAQFHPGGELGKRLLTTAEDVMRSDDMPIIPKEMHLGEAIIHVSKGKLGLGISLDEDNHVIGLITDGDIRRAMEKWQAEFFNKTVSDIMTTTPKMVTPKTKISEIQRIMHKYKVHTVLVVDKDNHLKGIVDHYACMV from the coding sequence ATGACCGATAAAAATAACAATATAGATGATAAGATTGTTCGCGGTTATGGCGAACAGGCTCTTAGAGACGAGGCGCAGGCCATCCTCGACCAGATACCTTATCTGGACGACAACTTTGAGAAAGCAGTAGACATGATGTATCATTGCCAAGGCAAGATTATCGTTACAGGTGTGGGCAAGAGTGGACACGTAGGTGCCAAGATTGCCGCTACACTTGCCTCTACAGGCACACCAGCCTTCTACATCAATCCACTGGATGTCTATCACGGCGACTTAGGTGTGATGACCGACAAGGATGTGGTTCTGGCACTGAGTAACAGCGGTCAGACCGATGAACTGCTTCGTTTCATCCCGATGGTACTCCACATGAATGTTCCTATCATTTCCATCACCGGAAATCCAGATTCCCTGCTGGCAAAATACTCCAACCATCATATCACCGTAAAGGTAAAGAAGGAGGCTTGTCCGCTGAACCTCGCCCCTACCAGCAGTACTACTGCAGCATTGGCTATGGGTGATGCACTGGCTATCGCCCTGATGCAGGTACGCCACTTCAAGCCTCGTGACTTTGCACAGTTCCATCCTGGTGGAGAATTAGGCAAACGACTGCTGACCACAGCAGAAGATGTGATGCGCAGCGATGATATGCCTATCATTCCTAAGGAAATGCACCTGGGCGAGGCTATCATCCACGTAAGCAAGGGCAAACTGGGATTGGGTATCTCATTGGATGAAGACAACCACGTTATCGGACTTATTACCGATGGTGATATCCGACGCGCCATGGAGAAATGGCAGGCAGAATTCTTTAACAAGACTGTAAGCGACATCATGACCACCACTCCGAAAATGGTGACTCCGAAGACGAAGATTTCGGAGATTCAGCGCATCATGCACAAGTATAAGGTGCATACGGTACTGGTTGTAGACAAGGATAATCATTTAAAGGGCATTGTAGATCACTATGCCTGCATGGTGTGA
- the kdsA gene encoding 3-deoxy-8-phosphooctulonate synthase yields the protein MATFIAGPCVIESMELLETVAQELVRINEKLGTKIIFKASFDKANRTSIHSFRGPGLEKGLQMLGDIREKYNLQVTTDIHESYQASAAGEVCDILQIPAFLCRQTDLLVSAAKTGKTVNIKKAQFLSGRDMKYPVEKALESGAKEVWLTERGNCFGYNNLVVDFRNIPDMKEIVPNVIMDCTHSVQRPSAGDGKTVGDRKFVPAMAKAAKAFGATGYFFEVHPDPDQGKSDAANMLELNKLESLIQELL from the coding sequence ATGGCAACATTCATAGCAGGTCCTTGCGTCATCGAGTCAATGGAACTATTGGAAACAGTAGCTCAGGAACTCGTCCGCATCAACGAAAAGTTAGGAACTAAAATCATATTCAAGGCTTCATTCGACAAAGCCAACCGTACCAGCATCCACTCTTTCCGTGGTCCAGGACTGGAGAAAGGACTCCAGATGCTGGGAGATATCAGGGAGAAGTACAACCTTCAGGTTACAACAGATATTCATGAGAGTTATCAGGCTTCAGCAGCAGGCGAAGTATGTGATATTCTCCAGATTCCAGCCTTCCTCTGCCGACAGACCGACCTTCTGGTTTCTGCAGCCAAGACTGGTAAAACCGTCAACATCAAGAAGGCACAGTTCCTGAGCGGTAGAGATATGAAATATCCTGTAGAAAAAGCATTGGAGAGCGGTGCCAAGGAAGTTTGGCTCACAGAACGCGGCAATTGTTTCGGCTATAACAATCTCGTGGTAGATTTCAGAAACATCCCTGACATGAAGGAGATTGTGCCAAATGTCATCATGGATTGTACCCATAGCGTTCAGCGCCCGAGTGCAGGTGACGGCAAGACGGTAGGCGACCGTAAGTTCGTTCCAGCAATGGCAAAGGCGGCTAAAGCTTTCGGAGCTACCGGCTACTTCTTTGAAGTACATCCTGACCCAGACCAGGGCAAGAGCGATGCAGCCAACATGCTGGAATTAAACAAGTTGGAATCACTTATCCAGGAACTCCTTTAA